In the Carboxydothermus hydrogenoformans Z-2901 genome, one interval contains:
- the rpoC gene encoding DNA-directed RNA polymerase subunit beta' yields the protein MLVLNNFERIKIGLASPDQIRAWSHGEVKKPETINYRTLKPERDGLFCERIFGPTKDWECHCGKYKRVRYKGVVCDRCGVEVTRSKVRRERLGHIELAAPVSHIWYFKGIPSRMGLLLDMSPRSLEKVLYFVSYIVIDPGETPLLKKQLLTETEYREAREKYGNAFKAGMGAEAIKELLAEIDLDELSAELKAEIKESTGQRRIRALRRLEVVESFRKSGNRPEWMILDVIPVIPPELRPMVQLDGGRFATSDLNDLYRRVINRNNRLKRLLELGAPDIIVRNEKRMLQEAVDALIDNGRRGRPVTGPGNRPLKSLSDMLKGKQGRFRQNLLGKRVDYSGRSVIVVGPELKLHQCGLPKEMALELFKPFVMKKLVADGIAHNIKSAKRMVERVKPEVWDVLEEVIKEHPVLLNRAPTLHRLGIQAFEPVLVEGRAIQIHPLVCTAYNADFDGDQMAVHVPLSAEAQAEARLLMLSSHNILNPKDGKPVVVPTQDMVIGSYYLTVEKPGAKGEGKKFAHPEEVIMAYEEGVIELHTKIKVRYPIRGEIVELETTPGRIIFNEVIPEELRFINHLVDKKALGKIVTESYRKLGYEKTGYLLDGLKKLGFHYATKAGLTIGIVDITVPKEKQEILEEADRMVADIEVKYRRGLITEDERYQRVVDIWNAATEKVTKKLVETLEASQFNHVYMMAKSGARGNIQQIRQLAGMRGLMADPSGRIIDLPIKANFREGLTVLEYFISTHGARKGLADTALRTADSGYLTRRLVDVCQDVIVREEDCGTEDGIYVTDVKDGTDVIEKLEDRILGRVAAEDVVHPETGELLVAKNQEITEEIAEKIVSANIKKVKIRSVLTCRTRHGVCTRCYGRNLATNSIVDIGEAVGIIAAQSIGEPGTQLTMRTFHTGGVAGEDITQGLPRVEELFEARRPKGQAIITEIDGVVEVRDNKGRREIEVINQETGERKVYPITYQARIKVQTGDKVYAGDELTEGPINPHDLIKVKGIEGAQLYLLQEVQKVYRMQGVEINDKHIEVVIRQMLRKVKIEDSGDTDLLPGSLVDIFEFEDENAKVIAKGGKPATAKRVLLGITKASLATDSFLSAASFQETTRVLTEAAIKGKVDPLLGLKENVIIGKLIPAGTGMARYRNIMVQAKNEE from the coding sequence TTGCTGGTTCTAAATAACTTTGAGCGTATTAAGATTGGTCTTGCATCTCCGGATCAAATCCGTGCCTGGTCCCATGGAGAGGTTAAAAAGCCGGAAACAATAAATTACCGGACTCTAAAACCGGAACGGGATGGACTTTTTTGCGAAAGAATATTTGGCCCTACCAAAGACTGGGAGTGTCACTGCGGTAAATATAAACGGGTTCGTTATAAGGGAGTCGTCTGTGACCGCTGCGGGGTCGAAGTAACTCGTTCAAAAGTGCGGCGGGAACGGCTTGGCCATATTGAGCTTGCTGCTCCGGTATCGCATATCTGGTATTTTAAAGGGATTCCCAGTCGGATGGGCCTTTTACTGGATATGTCTCCCCGTTCCCTGGAAAAAGTTTTGTACTTTGTTTCGTACATCGTGATTGACCCCGGGGAAACTCCCCTTCTTAAAAAGCAGTTGCTGACCGAAACGGAGTATCGGGAAGCCCGGGAAAAGTACGGCAATGCTTTTAAAGCGGGAATGGGAGCAGAAGCGATAAAAGAGCTTTTGGCGGAAATAGATTTAGATGAACTTTCCGCCGAGCTCAAGGCGGAGATTAAAGAATCAACCGGACAGCGGCGGATCAGAGCACTCCGCCGATTGGAAGTTGTCGAGTCGTTTAGAAAATCCGGCAACCGGCCGGAATGGATGATTTTAGATGTTATTCCGGTTATTCCTCCGGAACTGCGGCCGATGGTCCAGTTAGACGGTGGCCGGTTTGCCACGTCGGACTTAAATGACCTGTACCGGCGGGTAATAAACCGTAACAACCGCTTAAAAAGGCTTCTGGAATTAGGGGCACCGGACATCATTGTCCGGAATGAAAAGCGCATGCTGCAGGAAGCGGTGGATGCTCTTATCGATAATGGCCGGCGTGGCCGTCCGGTAACGGGACCCGGAAACCGGCCCTTAAAGTCCCTGTCGGATATGTTAAAGGGTAAGCAGGGGCGTTTCCGCCAAAACCTATTGGGTAAGCGGGTGGACTATTCCGGTCGTTCGGTTATCGTGGTTGGCCCGGAATTGAAGTTGCACCAGTGCGGTTTGCCAAAGGAAATGGCTTTAGAGTTGTTTAAACCGTTTGTTATGAAAAAATTAGTGGCCGACGGTATTGCTCACAACATTAAAAGTGCCAAGCGCATGGTGGAGCGGGTCAAACCCGAGGTTTGGGATGTCCTGGAAGAGGTAATTAAAGAACATCCGGTGCTTTTAAACCGGGCGCCTACCTTGCACCGTTTGGGAATTCAGGCTTTTGAACCGGTTCTGGTGGAAGGTAGGGCAATACAAATTCACCCGCTGGTTTGTACCGCTTACAACGCTGACTTCGATGGCGACCAAATGGCGGTTCACGTGCCTCTTTCGGCGGAAGCCCAGGCGGAAGCTCGACTTTTAATGCTTTCTTCCCACAATATCTTGAACCCTAAAGATGGAAAGCCTGTAGTCGTACCGACTCAGGATATGGTTATTGGCAGTTACTACCTGACGGTAGAAAAGCCCGGGGCTAAAGGTGAAGGCAAGAAATTTGCCCATCCGGAAGAAGTAATAATGGCTTATGAAGAAGGGGTTATCGAGCTTCACACCAAAATAAAAGTTCGCTATCCCATACGGGGAGAAATAGTGGAGTTAGAGACCACTCCGGGAAGGATAATATTTAATGAGGTAATTCCCGAAGAGTTAAGATTTATAAATCACTTAGTTGATAAAAAAGCCCTGGGAAAAATTGTTACCGAATCCTATAGAAAGCTTGGCTATGAAAAAACCGGCTACTTGTTAGACGGTCTTAAAAAACTTGGATTCCATTATGCAACAAAGGCCGGTCTTACCATTGGTATCGTAGATATTACCGTTCCCAAAGAAAAGCAGGAAATTTTAGAAGAAGCGGACCGGATGGTGGCGGACATTGAAGTCAAGTACCGCCGGGGTTTAATTACCGAAGATGAACGTTATCAGCGGGTGGTAGATATCTGGAATGCGGCAACCGAAAAGGTAACGAAAAAACTGGTGGAAACCCTGGAAGCTTCCCAGTTTAACCACGTTTATATGATGGCCAAATCCGGTGCCCGGGGTAACATTCAGCAGATTCGCCAGTTAGCCGGAATGCGGGGATTGATGGCCGATCCTTCCGGAAGAATCATTGACCTGCCGATTAAAGCTAATTTCCGGGAAGGGTTAACGGTATTAGAATACTTTATTTCCACCCACGGAGCACGGAAAGGATTGGCGGATACGGCGCTTAGAACTGCCGACTCCGGTTACCTTACCCGGCGACTGGTTGACGTTTGCCAGGATGTTATAGTCCGGGAAGAAGATTGCGGTACCGAAGATGGTATTTATGTAACCGATGTGAAAGACGGGACTGATGTTATTGAAAAACTTGAAGATAGAATTTTGGGGAGAGTGGCTGCGGAAGATGTAGTCCATCCGGAAACGGGCGAATTACTGGTCGCGAAAAACCAGGAAATTACTGAAGAAATCGCTGAAAAAATTGTTTCGGCAAATATTAAGAAGGTTAAAATCCGTTCCGTATTAACCTGTCGCACTCGCCACGGGGTTTGCACCCGGTGTTACGGTCGAAATCTTGCTACCAACAGCATAGTAGATATCGGCGAAGCGGTAGGAATTATTGCCGCGCAAAGTATCGGAGAACCGGGTACCCAGCTTACCATGCGGACCTTCCATACCGGTGGTGTTGCCGGTGAGGATATTACCCAGGGTTTACCGCGGGTCGAAGAACTGTTTGAAGCCCGGAGACCCAAGGGCCAGGCGATTATTACCGAAATTGATGGTGTGGTTGAGGTTCGGGATAACAAAGGACGCCGGGAAATTGAGGTCATAAATCAGGAGACCGGAGAACGCAAGGTATATCCTATAACTTATCAAGCACGCATCAAAGTCCAGACCGGAGATAAAGTATATGCCGGGGACGAACTAACGGAAGGGCCTATTAACCCCCATGACTTAATTAAAGTTAAAGGTATCGAGGGGGCTCAGCTTTATCTCCTCCAGGAAGTGCAGAAAGTTTACCGGATGCAGGGTGTGGAAATTAACGATAAGCATATTGAGGTAGTTATTAGGCAAATGCTAAGAAAGGTAAAAATTGAGGATTCCGGTGATACCGACCTTTTACCGGGAAGCCTGGTGGATATTTTTGAATTTGAAGATGAAAATGCTAAAGTTATTGCAAAAGGTGGAAAACCGGCAACCGCTAAGAGGGTACTGCTGGGGATAACTAAGGCTTCGCTGGCAACTGACTCGTTCTTATCGGCGGCATCGTTCCAGGAAACCACCAGGGTGCTTACCGAAGCGGCTATTAAAGGTAAGGTTGATCCGCTTTTAGGCCTTAAGGAAAATGTGATTATCGGTAAGTTAATACCTGCGGGTACGGGTATGGCCCGTTACCGCAATATCATGGTTCAGGCCAAGAATGAAGAGTAA
- the rpoB gene encoding DNA-directed RNA polymerase subunit beta, producing MIPVQVGKKIRYSYAKFPEILELPYLIEIQKKSYQWFLDEGLREVFREISPITDFTGNLSLEFLDYYLGKPKYSVEECKERDFTYSAPLRVKVRLLNKETGEIKEQEVFLGDFPLMTEKGTFIFNGAERVVISQMVRSPGVYFSEQVDPNGKKMYLATIIPNRGAWLEFETDVNDHIYVRIDRTRKLPVTVLLKALGYESKGRIAELFDHDDKIIATLERDNTDSREEALIEIYKKLRPGEPPTVESAKTLLDSMFFDPKRYDLGNVGRYKLFKKLNHGVLYRYLEEDGEKEYDKYLNDYVPVKREFIRELTNEDIIYTIRYLLGLMRGQGKVDDIDHLGNRRLRSVGELLQNQFRIGLARMERVVRERMTIQDADSLTPQVLINTRPIVAAIKEFFGSSQLSQFMDQTNPLAELTHKRRLSALGPGGLSRERAGFEVRDVHHSHYGRMCPIETPEGPNIGLIGNLTTYARVNEFGFIETPYRKVDKERGVVTNEIVYLTADEEEKYIIAQANVRLSPEGKFLDEMVNARHGSEILHVEPSKVDFVDVSPKQVFSVATSLIPFLEHDDANRALMGANMQRQAVPLIRTEAPVVGTGIEYKAAKDSGVVVLAKNPGVVERVTADEIVIRNDQGQIDRYKLIKFQRSNQGTCINQKPIVRKGERVEKDQIIADGPSTDHGELALGKNVLVAYMPWEGYNYEDAILISEKLVKEDVFTSIHIEEYECDARDTKLGPEEITRDIPNVGEDALKDLDERGIIRIGAEVRPGDILVGKVTPKGETELTAEERLLRAIFGEKAREVRDTSLRVPHGESGKVVDVKVFSRENGDELSPGVNMLVRVYIAQKRKISVGDKMAGRHGNKGVVARILPEEDMPFLPDGTPVEIVLNPLGVPSRMNIGQILECHLGWAAKALGINVATPIFNGATEEDIFEALRKAGLPEDGKIEVRDGRTGEPFDSRVTVGYVYMLKLAHLVDDKIHARSTGPYSLVTQQPLGGKAQFGGQRFGEMEVWALEAYGAAYTLQEILTIKSDDVVGRVKTYEAIVKGENIPEPGVPESFKVLIKELQSLGLDVKVLTDNDEEVEIKEIDDDIGEKAEEYGLAASIADRDEVKNEYYEEEVEADFEINDDFDGDLED from the coding sequence ATGATACCGGTGCAGGTCGGGAAAAAAATCCGTTATAGCTATGCCAAGTTTCCCGAAATCCTGGAACTTCCTTATCTCATTGAAATTCAGAAAAAATCGTACCAGTGGTTTTTAGATGAAGGGTTAAGGGAAGTTTTTCGGGAAATATCCCCGATTACCGATTTTACCGGTAATTTATCTTTAGAGTTTTTAGATTACTACCTTGGTAAACCCAAATACTCTGTGGAGGAGTGCAAAGAACGGGATTTTACATATTCTGCCCCTCTTCGAGTAAAGGTAAGACTTTTAAATAAGGAAACCGGAGAAATTAAAGAGCAGGAAGTATTTTTAGGGGATTTCCCCTTAATGACGGAAAAAGGTACCTTTATTTTTAACGGTGCTGAACGGGTTGTAATCAGTCAAATGGTTCGTTCCCCGGGGGTTTACTTTTCGGAACAGGTCGACCCTAACGGTAAAAAAATGTACCTGGCAACAATTATCCCAAACCGGGGGGCCTGGTTAGAATTTGAAACGGATGTAAATGACCATATATATGTCCGTATCGATCGTACCCGTAAGCTTCCCGTAACGGTGCTTTTAAAGGCGCTTGGGTACGAATCAAAAGGGCGCATTGCGGAATTATTTGACCATGATGATAAAATTATCGCTACCCTCGAAAGAGACAATACCGATTCCCGGGAAGAAGCGTTAATTGAAATATATAAAAAGCTCCGCCCGGGTGAACCGCCTACGGTGGAGAGTGCGAAAACTCTTTTAGATTCAATGTTTTTTGATCCAAAACGTTACGATCTGGGTAATGTTGGACGATACAAGCTATTTAAAAAATTAAATCACGGGGTATTATACCGTTACCTCGAGGAAGACGGTGAAAAAGAATATGATAAATATTTAAATGACTATGTTCCCGTTAAAAGGGAGTTTATTCGGGAACTTACTAACGAAGATATAATTTATACCATTCGCTATCTTTTAGGATTAATGCGGGGACAGGGGAAGGTAGACGATATTGACCATTTAGGCAATCGCCGGCTCCGGTCGGTAGGGGAATTACTGCAAAACCAATTTAGGATCGGTTTAGCCCGGATGGAACGGGTTGTGCGGGAGCGGATGACCATTCAGGATGCCGATTCATTAACCCCGCAGGTTTTAATAAATACAAGACCTATTGTAGCTGCCATTAAAGAATTCTTTGGTTCCAGCCAGCTTTCCCAGTTTATGGACCAAACCAATCCTCTGGCCGAATTAACCCATAAACGGCGGCTTTCGGCTCTGGGACCGGGAGGACTTTCCCGGGAAAGGGCTGGTTTCGAAGTGCGGGACGTTCACCACTCCCATTACGGGCGGATGTGCCCCATTGAAACGCCGGAAGGTCCTAACATTGGTCTTATCGGTAATCTTACTACTTATGCCCGGGTAAATGAATTTGGTTTTATTGAAACTCCCTACCGCAAGGTTGATAAGGAGCGGGGAGTTGTAACCAATGAAATTGTTTACTTAACTGCCGATGAAGAAGAAAAATACATTATTGCTCAGGCTAACGTCAGGCTTTCTCCGGAAGGAAAATTTTTAGATGAAATGGTCAATGCCCGGCATGGCAGCGAAATCTTGCACGTCGAGCCTTCAAAAGTTGATTTTGTTGATGTTTCTCCCAAACAGGTTTTCTCGGTGGCAACTTCCCTAATTCCTTTCTTAGAACATGACGATGCCAACCGGGCGTTGATGGGTGCTAACATGCAACGGCAGGCAGTGCCGCTTATCCGGACCGAAGCGCCGGTAGTTGGCACCGGTATTGAGTACAAGGCTGCTAAAGACTCGGGGGTTGTGGTTCTGGCCAAGAATCCTGGAGTTGTGGAGCGAGTTACTGCGGATGAGATCGTCATAAGAAACGACCAGGGGCAAATAGACCGGTATAAGCTTATAAAATTTCAACGGTCCAACCAGGGGACGTGTATCAATCAAAAGCCGATTGTTAGGAAAGGTGAACGGGTGGAGAAGGACCAAATTATTGCCGATGGTCCGTCTACCGATCACGGTGAACTGGCTTTAGGTAAAAATGTTTTGGTGGCCTACATGCCCTGGGAAGGTTATAACTATGAAGACGCTATTTTGATAAGCGAAAAGCTGGTTAAAGAAGATGTTTTTACTTCCATTCACATTGAAGAATACGAATGTGATGCCCGGGATACCAAGCTTGGTCCTGAAGAGATTACCCGGGATATTCCCAATGTTGGTGAAGATGCCTTAAAAGATTTAGATGAACGGGGAATTATCCGGATAGGGGCTGAAGTCCGTCCGGGGGATATCCTGGTAGGTAAAGTCACTCCCAAAGGAGAAACGGAACTTACTGCTGAAGAAAGACTTCTTAGGGCTATTTTCGGGGAAAAGGCCCGGGAAGTCAGGGATACATCCCTGCGGGTTCCTCACGGAGAATCCGGAAAAGTTGTCGATGTTAAAGTTTTTTCCCGGGAAAATGGCGACGAGCTTTCTCCGGGAGTAAATATGCTGGTCCGTGTTTACATTGCCCAGAAACGGAAAATTTCCGTCGGGGACAAGATGGCTGGTCGCCACGGTAATAAGGGTGTTGTGGCAAGGATTTTGCCGGAAGAAGATATGCCTTTCTTACCCGACGGCACCCCCGTGGAAATTGTTTTAAATCCTCTGGGTGTTCCTTCCCGGATGAATATTGGACAGATTCTGGAGTGTCACCTGGGGTGGGCTGCCAAGGCTCTTGGGATAAATGTAGCAACTCCGATTTTTAACGGGGCTACCGAAGAAGACATTTTTGAGGCGCTGCGAAAAGCGGGACTTCCGGAAGACGGCAAGATAGAAGTAAGAGATGGACGTACCGGTGAGCCTTTTGACAGCCGCGTAACGGTAGGCTATGTTTATATGCTGAAACTTGCTCACCTGGTAGACGACAAAATCCATGCCCGGTCTACCGGTCCGTATTCTCTGGTTACCCAACAGCCGCTGGGTGGAAAAGCCCAGTTTGGTGGGCAGCGGTTCGGGGAAATGGAGGTTTGGGCTTTGGAGGCCTACGGCGCCGCTTATACGCTGCAGGAAATTCTCACCATTAAGTCGGACGATGTGGTTGGTCGGGTAAAAACCTACGAAGCAATTGTTAAAGGAGAGAATATCCCTGAACCGGGTGTTCCAGAATCGTTCAAGGTATTAATCAAGGAACTGCAAAGCTTGGGGCTTGACGTTAAAGTTCTCACCGATAATGATGAAGAAGTAGAAATTAAGGAAATAGACGATGATATAGGTGAAAAAGCCGAAGAATACGGCTTAGCGGCAAGCATTGCGGATCGAGACGAAGTAAAAAACGAATATTATGAGGAAGAAGTAGAAGCGGATTTTGAGATTAATGATGATTTTGATGGTGACCTGGAGGATTAA
- the rplL gene encoding 50S ribosomal protein L7/L12, which produces MSKVQEILEAVKSLTVLELAELVKAFEEEFGVSAAAPVAVAAAPAAGAAAAAPAQEEKTEFDVILVSPGAQKVNVIKVVREITGLGLKESKDLVDGAPKPVKEKVSKADAEAIKAKLEEVGATVEIK; this is translated from the coding sequence ATGTCCAAAGTACAAGAAATTTTAGAGGCTGTTAAAAGTTTAACTGTTCTCGAACTTGCTGAGCTTGTAAAAGCTTTTGAAGAAGAGTTTGGTGTCAGCGCTGCTGCTCCTGTAGCGGTTGCTGCTGCTCCTGCTGCCGGAGCTGCTGCTGCGGCACCTGCTCAGGAAGAAAAGACCGAATTTGATGTAATTCTCGTCAGCCCCGGGGCACAAAAAGTTAACGTTATTAAAGTTGTCCGGGAAATCACCGGCCTTGGCCTCAAAGAATCCAAGGATTTGGTGGATGGTGCTCCGAAGCCTGTTAAGGAAAAAGTCAGCAAAGCTGATGCCGAAGCTATCAAGGCCAAGCTTGAAGAAGTTGGCGCTACTGTTGAAATTAAATAG
- the rplJ gene encoding 50S ribosomal protein L10 yields MKPIIEQKAKVVAEIEEMIKSSQAAILVDYRGLTVAEMTELRRKLKEKGAEIKVVKNTLAKRAAHNLGITGLDPYLEGPTALAVAKEDPASAAKVLFDFAKDHPNLEIKVGILENIVLEKDQVKAIADLPPRNVLLAKLLGGMQAPLYGFAGALAGMLRKFVYALEAIRKQKAGEE; encoded by the coding sequence TTGAAACCGATTATTGAACAAAAGGCAAAGGTAGTAGCGGAGATTGAGGAAATGATTAAAAGCTCCCAGGCGGCAATACTGGTTGACTACCGGGGGCTTACTGTGGCTGAAATGACCGAACTTCGGCGGAAACTCAAGGAAAAAGGTGCGGAAATTAAAGTTGTAAAAAATACGTTAGCTAAACGGGCTGCCCATAACTTGGGTATTACCGGATTGGATCCTTATTTAGAAGGGCCAACTGCTTTGGCTGTGGCCAAAGAAGATCCAGCTTCAGCTGCGAAAGTTTTATTTGATTTTGCTAAAGATCATCCTAATTTAGAAATTAAAGTTGGAATCCTGGAAAATATTGTTTTGGAAAAGGACCAGGTCAAAGCCATTGCCGATCTTCCACCGCGAAACGTTCTTTTGGCAAAGCTTCTTGGTGGCATGCAAGCTCCCCTTTACGGATTTGCTGGAGCTCTTGCCGGTATGCTTAGAAAATTTGTTTATGCCCTTGAAGCAATCCGCAAGCAGAAAGCGGGCGAGGAATAA
- the rplA gene encoding 50S ribosomal protein L1 codes for MPKHGKKYLEAAKKVDKTKLYEPAEAFSLVKELSFAKFDETVEVAVKLGVDPRHADQQVRGAVVLPHGTGKTRKVLVFAKGEKAKEAEAAGADYVGAEEYIEKIAQGWIDFDVVVATPDMMGAVGRLGKILGPKGLMPSPKTGTVTFEVAKAIAEIKAGKIEYRVDKAGIVHVPIGKVSFPVEKLVENFNTLMDALIKAKPAGAKGQYLKGVTVSSTMGPGIKINHLKLVK; via the coding sequence ATGCCAAAACATGGAAAGAAATATTTAGAAGCTGCGAAAAAAGTTGATAAAACCAAGTTATATGAACCGGCGGAAGCTTTTAGTCTGGTAAAGGAGCTTTCCTTTGCTAAGTTTGATGAAACCGTTGAAGTGGCTGTAAAACTTGGGGTTGATCCCCGGCATGCCGATCAGCAGGTAAGAGGTGCCGTAGTGCTGCCTCACGGTACCGGTAAAACCCGAAAAGTATTGGTTTTTGCAAAAGGGGAAAAGGCGAAGGAAGCAGAAGCTGCCGGTGCTGATTATGTTGGGGCCGAAGAATATATTGAAAAAATTGCTCAGGGTTGGATCGATTTTGACGTAGTGGTGGCGACTCCGGATATGATGGGAGCTGTGGGGCGTTTAGGTAAAATTTTGGGTCCTAAAGGGTTAATGCCCAGCCCGAAAACTGGAACCGTTACCTTTGAAGTGGCAAAAGCGATTGCCGAAATTAAAGCCGGTAAGATTGAGTACCGGGTAGATAAAGCTGGTATTGTCCACGTGCCGATTGGAAAAGTGTCGTTCCCGGTAGAAAAGCTTGTGGAAAACTTCAACACCTTAATGGATGCTTTAATAAAAGCCAAGCCCGCAGGTGCAAAAGGTCAATATTTAAAAGGTGTAACAGTTTCATCAACTATGGGGCCTGGCATTAAAATAAATCACTTAAAGCTAGTTAAATAG
- the rplK gene encoding 50S ribosomal protein L11 translates to MAKKVVAVVKLQIPAGKATPAPPVGPALGQHGVNIMAFVKEYNERTAQQAGMIIPVEITVYEDRSFTFVTKTPPASDLLKKAAGIESGSGQPNKKKVGKVTRAKIREIAELKLKDLNANDVEAAMRMIEGTARSMGIEVVD, encoded by the coding sequence ATGGCTAAGAAAGTAGTTGCAGTAGTGAAATTACAAATTCCAGCAGGTAAAGCGACGCCTGCTCCCCCGGTTGGTCCTGCCCTTGGTCAGCACGGGGTTAACATAATGGCTTTTGTTAAAGAATACAATGAGCGTACTGCTCAACAGGCTGGTATGATTATCCCCGTTGAAATTACAGTTTACGAAGACCGGTCCTTTACCTTTGTAACTAAAACTCCGCCGGCTTCGGACCTTCTTAAGAAAGCTGCCGGAATAGAATCGGGTTCTGGCCAGCCCAACAAGAAAAAAGTGGGTAAAGTTACCCGGGCTAAAATTCGGGAAATTGCTGAGCTTAAGCTTAAAGATTTAAATGCCAACGATGTTGAGGCAGCAATGAGAATGATTGAAGGTACTGCCCGGAGTATGGGAATTGAAGTTGTAGACTAA
- the nusG gene encoding transcription termination/antitermination protein NusG: MEKNWYVVHTYSGHENKVKANLEKRIESLNMGNHIFRILVPMEDELEIKDGKKKVSKRKIFPGYVLVEMILTDESYNVVRHTPGVTGFVGGSKPIPLTAQEVRQIMKQMGIDEPRTKIDLEIGQPVRVNAGPFEGFVGNVEEIYPDKGKVKVLVSMFGRETPIELDFSQVTKI; this comes from the coding sequence ATGGAAAAAAACTGGTATGTCGTCCATACCTATTCTGGACATGAAAACAAAGTAAAAGCCAACTTAGAAAAAAGAATTGAGTCATTAAACATGGGGAATCACATTTTTCGCATTTTGGTCCCCATGGAAGATGAGTTAGAAATTAAAGACGGAAAGAAAAAGGTTTCTAAACGCAAAATTTTCCCCGGTTATGTTTTAGTGGAAATGATTTTAACTGACGAGTCTTACAATGTGGTTAGACATACTCCCGGAGTAACCGGTTTTGTTGGGGGGTCCAAGCCCATTCCTTTGACTGCTCAGGAAGTACGGCAAATTATGAAGCAGATGGGTATTGATGAACCCCGGACGAAAATTGATTTGGAAATTGGGCAACCTGTTCGGGTAAATGCTGGACCTTTTGAAGGGTTTGTTGGAAATGTTGAAGAAATTTACCCGGATAAGGGGAAAGTAAAGGTTTTGGTTTCTATGTTTGGGAGAGAAACTCCCATTGAACTTGATTTTTCCCAGGTAACTAAGATATAG
- the secE gene encoding preprotein translocase subunit SecE: MGAAGKEISKTEAGKETRKASKAGEGAWVKTQQYFRSVWAEVKKVHWPTRNESIVYTGVVFLTVIIVGLIIWLFDSFLSFFLNLLLK, encoded by the coding sequence ATGGGAGCTGCGGGTAAGGAAATTTCTAAAACCGAAGCTGGGAAAGAGACCCGGAAAGCTTCTAAAGCGGGTGAGGGAGCCTGGGTAAAAACTCAGCAGTATTTTCGGAGTGTTTGGGCCGAGGTGAAAAAAGTCCACTGGCCGACCCGAAATGAATCAATTGTTTATACGGGAGTTGTTTTTTTAACCGTTATTATTGTAGGCCTTATCATCTGGCTTTTTGACTCGTTTTTAAGCTTTTTCCTGAACTTACTTCTTAAATAG
- the rpmG gene encoding 50S ribosomal protein L33 yields MRVTITLECTQCKHRNYTTTKNKKNDPGRLELKKYCPYCNAHTVHKETK; encoded by the coding sequence ATGCGCGTAACAATAACTTTAGAATGTACCCAATGCAAGCACCGTAACTATACTACAACCAAAAATAAAAAGAACGATCCGGGGAGACTTGAATTAAAGAAGTATTGCCCTTACTGTAATGCTCATACGGTGCATAAAGAAACAAAATAA